One genomic window of Malaciobacter molluscorum LMG 25693 includes the following:
- a CDS encoding nickel-dependent hydrogenase large subunit, producing the protein MKTLNIIERIEGEAKLVCTWKENKISDAQIQFLNFRGFEYILNNKPALDALIYTPRICGICGQAHLKATAEALENIYKSINEPLYITDKAKLLREIGLNIEIIDSHIKWFYIFIMPDIAKLSKEQKYLKYEALKGESWRKGTYAASESIKALAVFAGQWPHTSYMIPGGVMSDPTLFDIITMQNYMDQTLHFLEKELIGTDIEKYFSFDSELDLDTLNATLSDFKNLCFENDLHILGKSYNSHITLSDTSLFESGRIEVKNRLLVDLSLIDEKDINTFKINEQKKENEYTWAKTALYNNKPYETGPLSRALISNRKLIKNIHKTYGDSVFTRVMARMDELINLVFITKKLIKQIDLSQESYIPAKIDLKDIESATSISTVEAARGSLLHKVTIENAIIKDYDVITPSVWNLGPGIGDKFGIAQKAIIGADSIEKAHIILRSFDVCSVCTTH; encoded by the coding sequence ATGAAAACATTAAATATTATTGAAAGAATAGAGGGTGAAGCTAAATTAGTTTGTACATGGAAAGAAAATAAAATATCAGATGCTCAAATTCAATTTTTAAACTTTAGAGGATTTGAGTATATATTAAATAATAAACCAGCATTAGATGCTTTAATATATACTCCTAGAATCTGCGGAATTTGTGGACAAGCTCATCTTAAAGCTACCGCTGAGGCTTTAGAAAATATATATAAAAGTATAAATGAACCATTATATATTACTGATAAAGCAAAATTATTAAGAGAGATTGGATTAAACATAGAAATAATTGATTCTCATATTAAATGGTTTTATATATTTATTATGCCAGATATTGCAAAGTTATCAAAAGAGCAAAAGTATTTAAAGTATGAAGCTTTGAAGGGAGAATCTTGGAGAAAAGGTACATATGCTGCAAGTGAAAGTATAAAAGCACTTGCTGTATTTGCAGGTCAATGGCCTCATACTTCATATATGATTCCTGGGGGTGTTATGAGTGATCCTACATTATTTGATATTATTACAATGCAAAATTATATGGATCAAACACTTCATTTTTTAGAAAAAGAACTTATTGGAACTGATATTGAAAAATATTTTTCATTTGATAGTGAATTAGATTTAGATACTTTAAATGCAACATTAAGCGACTTTAAAAATTTATGTTTCGAAAATGATTTACACATTTTAGGAAAAAGCTATAACTCACATATTACATTAAGTGATACTTCATTATTTGAAAGTGGAAGAATTGAAGTTAAAAATAGACTTCTTGTTGATTTATCTTTAATTGATGAAAAAGATATTAATACATTTAAAATAAATGAACAAAAAAAAGAGAATGAATATACTTGGGCAAAGACAGCTTTATATAATAATAAACCATATGAAACTGGTCCTTTATCAAGAGCTTTAATTTCAAATAGAAAATTAATAAAAAATATACATAAAACTTATGGTGATTCAGTTTTTACAAGGGTAATGGCTAGAATGGATGAATTAATTAATTTAGTTTTTATTACAAAAAAACTAATTAAACAAATTGATTTATCACAAGAATCTTATATCCCTGCTAAAATAGATTTAAAAGATATAGAATCTGCAACAAGTATATCAACAGTAGAAGCAGCAAGAGGATCTTTACTTCATAAAGTTACTATTGAAAATGCAATAATAAAAGATTATGATGTAATAACTCCTTCAGTTTGGAATTTAGGACCAGGAATAGGTGATAAATTTGGTATTGCACAAAAAGCAATTATTGGTGCAGATTCTATAGAAAAGGCACATATTATATTAAGAAGTTTTGATGTTTGTTCTGTTTGTACAACACATTAA
- a CDS encoding hydrogenase small subunit, with amino-acid sequence MVDSQDMVKKVFTQKSARIDTNKGEKYYNNLFEKAKQRLSILKKQAPLKDIDMVDVIETEGINRRDFIKWVSATTATLMLPSMFEPLVAQATELMNRVPVVWIELQDCAGNSEALLRSASPTVDDLLFDVISLEFHETLQAAAGHDADRQLEDAVEHFKGQYLLFVEGAIPMANNGMYGTIGASGETFHEHLMRMSKDAAAVVAVGTCATFGGIPAASPNPTGAVGVMDLVKGKPLINIPACPANPANIVGVILHYILTGQVPELDSLLRPKFAFGYRIHDNCERRAHFDAGEFVEEFGDDGAKNNWCLYKVGCKGPMTFNNCSIIRYNEGTNWPVGVGRGCIGCSEPDFWDKYAYQRPMAGANIKAPTGGVEKTVDEFGLGLLTATAVGIGVHAVASAVAGKKSEHNEEE; translated from the coding sequence ATGGTTGATTCTCAAGATATGGTAAAAAAAGTTTTTACTCAAAAATCTGCTAGAATTGATACAAATAAGGGTGAAAAGTATTATAACAACCTTTTTGAAAAAGCAAAACAAAGATTATCTATATTAAAAAAACAAGCGCCACTTAAAGATATTGATATGGTGGATGTTATTGAAACAGAGGGAATAAATAGACGAGATTTTATAAAGTGGGTAAGTGCAACTACTGCAACACTTATGCTTCCTTCAATGTTTGAACCACTAGTTGCACAAGCTACTGAACTTATGAATAGAGTTCCTGTTGTATGGATTGAACTTCAAGACTGTGCTGGTAATTCAGAGGCTTTATTAAGAAGTGCTTCTCCTACCGTTGATGATTTACTTTTTGATGTTATTAGTTTAGAATTTCATGAGACATTGCAAGCTGCTGCGGGACATGATGCTGATAGACAACTTGAAGATGCAGTTGAACATTTTAAAGGTCAGTATCTATTATTTGTAGAAGGAGCAATTCCTATGGCAAATAACGGTATGTATGGAACAATTGGTGCGAGTGGTGAAACATTTCATGAACATTTAATGAGAATGTCAAAAGATGCAGCTGCAGTTGTTGCAGTTGGTACATGTGCTACTTTTGGAGGTATCCCAGCTGCTTCACCAAATCCAACTGGTGCTGTTGGAGTTATGGATTTAGTAAAGGGTAAACCTCTTATTAATATTCCTGCATGTCCTGCAAATCCAGCAAACATTGTTGGTGTAATTCTACATTATATTTTAACTGGTCAAGTTCCTGAATTAGATTCATTATTAAGACCTAAATTTGCTTTTGGATACAGAATACATGATAACTGTGAAAGAAGAGCTCATTTTGATGCTGGTGAATTTGTTGAAGAGTTCGGTGATGATGGAGCAAAAAATAATTGGTGTTTATATAAAGTAGGTTGTAAAGGTCCTATGACTTTTAATAACTGTTCTATCATTAGATATAACGAAGGTACAAATTGGCCAGTTGGTGTTGGTAGAGGATGTATTGGATGTAGTGAACCTGATTTTTGGGATAAATATGCTTATCAAAGACCAATGGCAGGCGCAAATATAAAAGCTCCAACAGGTGGTGTTGAAAAAACTGTTGATGAATTTGGTTTAGGATTATTAACAGCAACAGCTGTAGGTATTGGAGTACATGCAGTTGCAAGTGCAGTTGCAGGAAAAAAATCAGAACATAACGAGGAAGAATAG
- a CDS encoding hydrogenase small subunit: MKTDLFNKLSKRLSSLEKLPKLDDKKTIPSILEEKGFSRRDFMKWAGAMTAMLALPANFTPLVAKAAELSDRLPIVWLHMAECTGCSESLLRTDAPTIDSLIFDHISLEYHETLMAAAGWQAEHNLEHAIEKYKGKYILMVEGGIPSGENSFYLTIGGHGKTGEENAKEASKHAAAIFAIGTCSAFGGVQAAIPNPTGAVALSKITNKTVINVPGCPPSEKNIVGTLLHYLLYGALPSLDAYNRPKWAYGLRIHDLCERRGHFDAGEFVEEFGDEGAKQGYCLYKVGCKGPYTFNNCGKNRFNSHTSWPIQAGHGCIGCSEPDFWDTMGPFEEPVADRLYNTVFGGLGADATADKVGIGLLTLTGVGIAAHAAISKFKNPKDGDEE, encoded by the coding sequence TTGAAAACTGATTTATTTAATAAGTTATCAAAAAGATTATCAAGTTTAGAAAAACTCCCAAAACTTGATGATAAAAAAACAATCCCATCAATTTTAGAAGAAAAAGGTTTTTCTAGAAGAGATTTTATGAAATGGGCTGGTGCTATGACTGCAATGTTAGCTTTACCTGCAAATTTCACGCCACTAGTGGCAAAAGCGGCAGAGCTTAGTGATAGGTTACCTATTGTTTGGTTACATATGGCAGAATGTACTGGATGTTCAGAATCTCTTTTAAGAACTGATGCTCCGACTATTGATTCTTTAATTTTTGATCATATATCTTTAGAATATCATGAAACATTAATGGCAGCTGCTGGATGGCAAGCTGAACACAATTTAGAACATGCTATTGAAAAATATAAAGGTAAATATATATTAATGGTAGAAGGTGGAATTCCTTCAGGTGAGAATTCATTCTACTTAACAATTGGTGGACATGGTAAAACTGGTGAAGAAAATGCAAAAGAAGCAAGTAAACATGCAGCTGCAATTTTTGCAATTGGTACATGTTCTGCATTTGGTGGAGTACAAGCAGCAATTCCTAATCCAACAGGTGCAGTTGCCTTATCTAAAATAACAAATAAAACTGTTATTAATGTTCCTGGTTGTCCACCAAGTGAAAAAAATATTGTTGGTACATTATTACATTATTTATTGTATGGTGCATTACCATCTTTAGATGCATATAATAGACCAAAATGGGCATATGGACTTAGAATTCATGATTTATGTGAAAGAAGAGGTCACTTTGATGCTGGAGAATTTGTAGAAGAGTTCGGTGATGAAGGTGCAAAACAAGGTTACTGTTTATATAAAGTAGGTTGTAAAGGACCTTATACTTTTAATAACTGTGGTAAAAATAGATTTAACTCTCATACTTCATGGCCTATTCAAGCTGGACATGGATGTATTGGATGTAGTGAACCTGATTTTTGGGATACAATGGGACCATTTGAAGAACCTGTAGCTGATAGACTATATAACACTGTATTTGGTGGTTTAGGTGCTGATGCAACTGCTGACAAAGTAGGTATAGGTTTATTAACTTTAACTGGTGTAGGGATTGCAGCACATGCAGCAATTTCAAAATTTAAAAATCCAAAAGATGGTGACGAGGAGTAG
- a CDS encoding cytochrome b/b6 domain-containing protein, whose product MTPIMRTIHWMNAICMVVAVATGLYIGYPYYQTLIADPAVNKYVMAWNRWAHFIVAIIFDVTAILIGYLYLFSNFEKPYKKILPTKKNFIEFCEVFFNLITFNRRKKFDSSYSDSYNIMFFTLFHVLLVFMLLTGLQLYVHGLASGHSSIGDWWPWILHLSTDWTLSVFGGNMGVRIAHHTTMYLLIMWVMSHIYYQIWRTIFWQEGDIAIVFSGYKFARNRKKDK is encoded by the coding sequence ATGACTCCAATCATGCGAACGATTCATTGGATGAATGCGATTTGTATGGTTGTAGCAGTTGCAACCGGTTTATATATTGGGTACCCATATTACCAAACATTAATAGCAGATCCAGCTGTTAATAAATATGTAATGGCTTGGAATAGATGGGCTCACTTTATAGTTGCAATTATATTTGATGTAACTGCAATTTTAATTGGTTATTTATATCTATTTTCAAATTTTGAAAAACCATATAAAAAAATTCTTCCAACAAAGAAAAACTTTATTGAGTTTTGTGAAGTATTTTTTAACTTAATTACATTTAATAGAAGAAAAAAATTTGATTCATCTTATAGTGATAGTTATAATATAATGTTTTTTACACTATTTCATGTGTTATTAGTATTTATGTTATTAACAGGATTACAGCTTTATGTTCATGGTTTAGCATCAGGACATAGTTCTATTGGTGATTGGTGGCCATGGATATTACACTTAAGTACAGATTGGACTTTAAGTGTATTTGGTGGAAATATGGGAGTTAGAATTGCTCATCATACAACTATGTACTTATTAATTATGTGGGTTATGTCTCATATTTATTATCAAATTTGGAGAACTATTTTTTGGCAAGAGGGTGATATTGCTATTGTGTTTAGTGGATACAAATTCGCAAGAAATAGAAAAAAAGATAAATAA
- a CDS encoding Kae1-like domain-containing protein has protein sequence MQMYYKINFASTNEYYINIINEQIKQKNINIKIRKYDKFFILDINDDEERITTFFQNLEKSLPLSIYLKDAQFIEELDKDKEEIEFDNLKQNVSLPNNKIIELINTDLSIYDELIQKLNNKEIIEFKTLNGIKKFALPNKENRELLEKENEVNLFIANTNNLTSLLEVSTKDMYNLCSVERPLIKLKFNFLQNKEQQYSDISFINAKLPDDEQTFKFAMALKNKGIDFLIYSDFYVKQKDIKVSYFKDENIVISGDKAIFPTYDIQDKKVYNSSKELYDENGGVLKTIIKKENKRTENSLGVYFSYNSSESKISLNTPTKGLKDIIYVPNIENSISSCMEDIASIDENTARLVDNYKKKFPQYFEKELPSNTNGFVSILNFVAIMLGMKDYKEFESYALLSNLKSGLQVDMKIEKLNGKNFLDYRKIAHSIFSYKIADVENSLLAYSFYESLSEFIKTAVEEVNRDIKVRNIIFCGNMFSNSILLQKAEKELSKEFNFILSKKYTLDY, from the coding sequence ATGCAAATGTATTATAAAATAAATTTTGCTTCAACAAATGAATATTATATAAATATTATAAATGAGCAAATAAAACAAAAAAATATAAATATAAAAATAAGAAAATATGATAAGTTCTTTATACTAGATATAAATGATGATGAAGAAAGAATTACTACATTTTTCCAAAATTTAGAGAAAAGTTTACCTTTATCTATCTATTTAAAAGATGCACAATTTATTGAAGAACTTGATAAAGATAAAGAAGAAATTGAGTTTGATAACTTAAAACAAAATGTATCTTTACCAAATAATAAAATTATAGAGTTAATAAATACAGATTTATCTATTTATGATGAATTGATACAAAAGTTAAATAATAAAGAGATTATTGAGTTTAAAACATTAAATGGTATCAAAAAATTTGCTTTACCAAATAAAGAAAATAGAGAGTTATTAGAAAAAGAAAATGAGGTAAATTTATTTATTGCAAATACAAATAATTTAACATCTTTATTAGAAGTTTCTACTAAAGATATGTATAACCTTTGTAGTGTTGAGCGTCCTTTAATAAAATTAAAATTTAACTTTTTACAAAATAAAGAGCAACAATATTCAGATATATCTTTTATAAATGCAAAATTACCAGATGATGAACAAACTTTTAAATTTGCAATGGCTTTAAAAAATAAAGGAATAGATTTTTTAATTTATAGTGATTTTTATGTTAAACAAAAAGATATAAAAGTATCTTATTTTAAAGATGAAAATATTGTAATTAGTGGAGATAAAGCAATTTTCCCTACATATGATATTCAAGATAAAAAAGTTTATAACTCTTCAAAAGAGTTATATGATGAAAATGGTGGAGTTCTTAAAACAATAATAAAAAAAGAGAATAAAAGAACAGAAAATTCTTTGGGTGTATATTTTTCTTATAATAGTAGCGAAAGTAAAATAAGTTTAAATACTCCAACAAAAGGTTTAAAAGATATTATTTATGTTCCTAATATAGAAAATAGTATTAGTTCTTGTATGGAAGATATTGCTTCAATAGATGAAAATACTGCAAGATTAGTAGATAATTATAAAAAGAAATTTCCACAATATTTTGAAAAAGAACTTCCATCTAATACAAATGGCTTTGTTTCTATTTTAAATTTTGTTGCAATTATGCTTGGAATGAAAGATTATAAAGAGTTTGAATCTTATGCTTTATTATCAAATTTAAAGAGTGGATTACAAGTTGATATGAAGATAGAAAAGCTAAATGGAAAGAATTTTTTAGATTATAGAAAGATTGCACATTCAATTTTTAGTTATAAAATTGCAGATGTTGAAAATTCTTTACTTGCTTATTCTTTCTATGAAAGTCTTAGTGAATTTATAAAAACTGCCGTTGAAGAAGTAAATCGTGACATTAAAGTGAGAAATATAATTTTTTGTGGGAATATGTTTTCTAACTCGATATTGCTACAGAAGGCTGAAAAAGAGCTTTCAAAAGAATTTAATTTTATACTGTCTAAAAAATATACACTTGATTATTAG
- a CDS encoding nickel-dependent hydrogenase large subunit yields MAKKHLVIDPITRIEGHLRIEAIIDENNVVTDAYASSTMFRGIEEILRGRDPRDCGLLAMRICGVCTGTHYQRSIEAVEHAFGVTIPKNARLVRNLMQGALYVHDHVVHFYHLHALDWVDITQALKADPKKAVIEATKWAKVSGQLPFNASESVYKQVQDRVTKYVKQGRLGIFGNAYWGSKGFKLTPEQNLIGLSHYLDALEIQREIGKMMAIFGGKNPHPQSLVVGGVTCVQDIKNPARIAKFKQILKLARKFCKEAYLPDVYMAGTMYADEALEGIGGGLGNYMCYGDFNLDDLPFYDSKKLFPSGIVKNRDLTKVYELDQTKITEDVTHAWYEGNTNLHPFDGETKPNYTGFGKKENNIAYLDTKNKYSWIKSPLYNDERMEVGPLARMIVGVAKGDERITKYVTTFLKNGNLPTKVLFSTVGRTAGRAIESEMMADIMMEWCDELAANVANGDLSTWTEFDFDKVSVDTQGYGMAEAPRGSLGHWVKIKDGKVVNYQAVVPSTWNAAPRDYKGRLGAYESSLIGTKVANADQPLEILRTVHSFDPCIACAVHIIDAKGKELGVYKIDPTGGCCA; encoded by the coding sequence ATGGCAAAAAAACATTTAGTAATTGATCCAATAACAAGAATTGAAGGACATCTTAGAATTGAAGCAATAATTGATGAAAATAATGTTGTTACAGATGCATATGCTTCTTCTACTATGTTCAGAGGTATTGAAGAAATTTTAAGAGGTAGAGATCCAAGAGATTGTGGTCTATTAGCAATGAGAATTTGTGGTGTTTGTACTGGTACACATTATCAAAGAAGTATTGAAGCAGTTGAGCATGCATTTGGTGTAACAATTCCTAAAAATGCAAGATTAGTAAGAAACTTAATGCAAGGTGCACTTTACGTACATGACCACGTAGTTCACTTCTATCATTTACATGCGCTTGATTGGGTTGATATTACTCAAGCTTTAAAAGCAGACCCTAAAAAAGCAGTTATAGAAGCTACAAAATGGGCAAAAGTATCAGGTCAACTTCCTTTTAATGCAAGTGAATCTGTATATAAACAAGTACAAGATAGAGTTACAAAATATGTAAAACAAGGTAGACTTGGTATATTTGGAAATGCATATTGGGGTTCAAAAGGATTTAAACTAACTCCTGAACAAAACTTAATTGGACTTTCTCACTATCTTGATGCCTTAGAAATTCAAAGAGAAATTGGGAAAATGATGGCAATTTTTGGAGGGAAAAATCCACATCCACAATCATTAGTTGTTGGTGGTGTAACTTGTGTTCAAGATATTAAAAACCCTGCAAGAATAGCAAAATTCAAACAAATACTTAAATTAGCTAGAAAGTTCTGTAAAGAAGCATATTTACCAGATGTTTATATGGCCGGAACAATGTATGCAGATGAAGCTTTAGAAGGAATTGGTGGAGGTCTTGGAAATTATATGTGTTATGGTGATTTTAATTTAGATGATTTACCATTTTATGATTCTAAAAAACTTTTCCCATCAGGAATTGTTAAAAATAGAGATTTAACAAAAGTTTATGAATTAGACCAAACTAAAATTACTGAAGATGTAACTCACGCTTGGTATGAAGGTAATACAAACTTACATCCATTTGATGGTGAGACTAAACCTAACTATACTGGTTTTGGTAAAAAAGAGAATAACATTGCATATTTAGATACTAAAAATAAATATTCATGGATTAAATCTCCTCTATATAATGATGAGAGAATGGAAGTAGGGCCATTAGCTAGAATGATTGTTGGTGTTGCAAAAGGGGATGAAAGAATTACTAAATATGTTACAACATTCTTGAAAAATGGTAATTTACCAACAAAAGTATTATTCTCAACAGTTGGTAGAACAGCAGGACGTGCAATTGAGTCAGAAATGATGGCTGATATTATGATGGAATGGTGTGATGAATTAGCTGCAAATGTTGCAAATGGTGATTTATCTACTTGGACAGAATTTGATTTTGATAAAGTATCTGTTGATACTCAAGGTTATGGTATGGCAGAAGCTCCAAGGGGTAGTTTAGGTCATTGGGTAAAAATAAAAGATGGTAAAGTTGTAAATTATCAAGCAGTTGTTCCTTCAACTTGGAATGCAGCACCAAGAGATTACAAAGGAAGATTAGGAGCATACGAATCTTCACTAATAGGAACAAAAGTAGCAAATGCAGACCAACCTTTAGAGATTTTAAGAACGGTGCATAGTTTTGATCCTTGTATTGCTTGTGCTGTACATATTATTGATGCAAAAGGTAAAGAGTTAGGTGTTTATAAAATAGATCCAACAGGAGGATGCTGTGCCTAA
- a CDS encoding HyaD/HybD family hydrogenase maturation endopeptidase, translated as MKNIIIGVGNLLFKDEGVGIYAAKYLEKNYDFDDSLEIIDGGTLGFKLMSYFQEYDNVIILDTVSIEDEAGSIFRLPSHVLLGLGNYRKTAHEVEIVEMLEICSVLDKHAQVTILGIIPEDIVSVEIGLTKKIEDKFEDYINTTLKEVESIGIKINKKDNKTIKDIAQGLIGSYNGEHLSRVPNEEDIRYANVL; from the coding sequence ATGAAAAATATTATTATAGGAGTTGGAAATCTACTTTTCAAAGATGAGGGAGTAGGAATTTATGCTGCTAAATATTTAGAAAAGAATTATGATTTTGATGATTCTTTAGAAATTATAGATGGAGGTACTTTAGGATTTAAACTAATGAGTTATTTTCAAGAGTATGATAATGTAATTATTTTAGATACTGTATCAATTGAAGATGAAGCAGGAAGTATTTTTAGATTACCATCACATGTATTATTAGGTTTAGGCAATTATAGAAAAACAGCTCACGAAGTTGAAATAGTTGAGATGCTAGAGATTTGTTCTGTTCTTGATAAACATGCCCAAGTTACTATTTTAGGGATAATTCCAGAAGATATTGTATCTGTTGAAATTGGATTAACAAAAAAAATAGAAGATAAATTTGAAGATTATATAAATACAACATTAAAAGAAGTAGAATCAATTGGTATAAAAATTAATAAAAAAGATAATAAAACAATAAAAGATATTGCACAAGGATTAATCGGAAGTTACAATGGCGAACATTTAAGTAGAGTTCCAAATGAAGAGGATATTAGATATGCAAATGTATTATAA
- a CDS encoding NADH-quinone oxidoreductase subunit B family protein has product MMKHKPKIVWLQAITCNGNTHSLLSANPSRFELLLNTFDFFYHPSITTEKTLDDVLNLKEIDFLLLEGAVTSNKQFYQISDSSVTDLLKKVSKKSKYIISVGSCASYGGIHAKFEENSDIKGLQDTLNIVELKKLKQPIINLTGCPVHPEWILQTLFTLKEFGVISLDMQSRPKDIYYGLAHHGCTRNEYFEWKVEAKSFGHKEGCLFYEEGCRGPMTHSNCNRILWNDVNTKTRAGMPCIGCTEFDFPRDNMLETKKNIGIPSEVPFGINKRAYLTITGVAKTFKIDRLNKKLIE; this is encoded by the coding sequence ATGATGAAACATAAACCTAAAATTGTTTGGTTACAAGCAATTACTTGTAATGGAAATACACACTCTTTATTAAGTGCAAATCCTTCAAGATTTGAATTACTATTAAATACTTTCGATTTTTTTTATCATCCTTCAATTACTACAGAAAAAACTTTAGATGATGTTTTAAATTTAAAAGAGATAGATTTTTTACTATTAGAGGGTGCAGTAACATCAAATAAACAATTTTATCAAATATCTGATTCTAGTGTAACTGATTTATTAAAAAAAGTTTCAAAAAAATCAAAATATATTATAAGTGTTGGCTCATGTGCTTCTTATGGAGGAATACATGCTAAATTTGAAGAAAATAGTGATATAAAAGGTTTACAAGATACTTTAAATATTGTGGAATTAAAAAAGTTAAAACAACCAATTATAAATCTTACTGGATGTCCTGTTCATCCAGAATGGATACTTCAAACACTTTTTACTTTAAAAGAGTTTGGAGTAATTTCTTTAGATATGCAATCAAGACCAAAAGATATATATTATGGTCTAGCTCATCATGGGTGTACAAGAAATGAATATTTTGAGTGGAAAGTAGAAGCAAAATCTTTTGGACACAAAGAGGGATGTTTGTTTTATGAAGAGGGATGTCGTGGTCCAATGACGCATAGTAATTGTAATAGAATTTTATGGAATGATGTAAATACTAAAACAAGAGCAGGTATGCCATGTATTGGTTGTACTGAATTTGATTTTCCAAGAGATAATATGCTAGAAACAAAGAAAAATATAGGTATCCCATCAGAAGTTCCATTTGGTATTAATAAAAGAGCATACTTAACTATCACTGGTGTTGCAAAAACATTTAAAATTGATAGGCTAAATAAGAAATTAATAGAGTAA